The window GAGGCGGGAAATGATGCCTGCGGGCAGGTCCTTGGGATCGGTCTGCCACTGCTTGCCGGTGTAATGCTTTATGAAAGCCTCGTACAACGGACGGCCGATGAGCTGGATGCCCTTGTCATTAAGGTTCTGCGGATCCGTGCCGGCCAGTTCCCCGGCTTGTTCTTTGATCAGTTCCTGCGCCTCGCCCGGGGTGAAGTTGGCCCGGAAGAACTGGTTGATGGTGGCCAGGTTGATCGGCAGGGAGTAGACCTCACCCTTGTGAACGCCGTACACCTTGTGGACGTAGTTCGTGAACGTCGTGAAACGGTTGACGTACTCCCAGACGCGCTCGTTTGAGGTGTGGAAAAGGTGGGCGCCGTAACGGTGTACTTCGATGCCGGTAGTCTCTTCCTTTTCGCTGTAGGCATTGCCTCCGACATGGTGGCGGCGGTCGATGACGACGACCTTGAGGCCCAGCTCTGTGGCGGCCCGTTCTGCGATTGTCAGGCCAAAGAAGCCTGACCCTACGATGACGAGGTCAGCGGTCACAAAATCTCCTGGTTCGAATGTGGGCAGCGCAAGATTGTGCATTGTCTGCTGCTCCAGCCTACCCGAGACAACCTGTGAACCGGCGAATCGGAGCCCCTCCCGGCGCCCGCCGTGGCCCGCTCTCTACAGCGGCTACCGGGGCCGTACCCGCTATCCACATAGCGGTTTTCCACTTCGATGGGACGCTGCTCGCCCGCCTACCGTGGACCCTAATGATCGCCACCGGAAAGGCCCCTCCCCGATGATGCTGCACTGCACTCTCGTGCCGGCTCCCGGGTCAGCGCTTGCCTCCGGCCCGGTGGAGCTGAGCATCGACGTCGACAACGGGTGTGCAGGCGCAGAACTCGAGGCGGCACTCTCCCGTCGCTTCGGGACCGGACACCTGAGCGTGGACCGGATCGCGGTGGCCGGGTTGCGCGTCGGCGGGCACCCCCTGGTGGACGGTGCAGTTCTGGTGGACGGTGCAGTTCTGGTGGACGGTGCGGTGCCGGTGGACGGTGCGGTGCCGGTGGACGGGGCGGTGCCGGTGGACGGGGCCATAGTCGACGGCGGCGCAACAGCATCCTCTGTCCTCGCCGCGGCCCCTCTCGTCCTGGCCGTCCACAGCGGTCCCGGCGCCGGAATGATCTTCCCCTTACGGCGCGGCCGGTTCCGCATCGGACGCGCCGGCACGGAGATTTCCATCCCGGACGCGGAGTTGTCCCGCGAACATGCGCAGCTGGACGTGACGGAGTCCGCCGTCACCCTCAGCGATCTCGGGAGCGCCAACGGGGTCCGTGTGGACGGCAGGAAGGTGGGCACGGCGGCCGTTTCCACAGACTCGATGATCCGGTGCGGCAGCTCCTCGATGTCCCTGGTTTTCGGGGGTTCCCCGGACACCGACATCCCGGCCAGTGCCGGATCCGACGTCTCGGATCCTCTGCTGGTCAGCAATCCCGTTCTGCCCGTCAACCGGGCGGCCCTCCTGCTGGGTGCTGTTCTGCCCCTCGCCATCGGTGTGGGCATGGCGCTCCTGACGGGCATGTGGATCTTTCTGGCTTTCACCGCGGTGTCCGCAGCTTCGATTCTGGTGCCCGTTGTAGCGGGTCGAAGGCAGCGCCTCGATTTGCGGGCGGCCGTCGCCGCAGCTGCCGGGGAAGACGCAGAACGACGACGGCGGGCCGCGCCCTCCGCCGGCGAGCTGTCCCTGCATGGGTGGTCCGCGCAACCTGGCCCCCGTGCGGCTCCCGCCATCGACCCGGGCCCGGTCTGGCTGCGGCTCGGCCTCAAGCCGCAGGACGCCAACGTCAGGCTGGAACCTCCCGGTCCGGGGTTTCGGCCACCACCGCTCGGCTTGATGCCCGTGACGCTGGATCCTGCCACTCCGGTGACGACGCTCCGGGGCCCGGAAACAGCCGTCGCGGGACTGGTCAGGTCCTTCGTGTTGCAGCTTGCCAGCTACCCCGCTGCCGGGCGTACCCGGATCCTCATTCAGGGCCCAACCCCGCCGCTGCTTGCCGCCCGCTTCCTGCCGGGCGCGTTGCTGACTGCGGAGGCCGGCGCCACCTCGAGAATCTTGGCGGCCGGCCCGGGAGCCGGGTTTGAGCGAGGGGTGCTGATCATTGCCACAGGGGCGGGAGCCACCGGAATTTGTGCTGCAGCGGTCAGCCGCGGCTGGCAGGTGCTCTGTTGCACCTCCGATCCTGCAGCACCACCGGCCGCCGGCACGGCCCTGGTGCTCGGCGAGCGCACGGCGCGGTTGTCATCGGTCCGCTCCCCGACGCTGGAATTTATTCCCGATCTCGTTCCGTCCCGGGTCTTTGACCGCAGTTGCCGGCGACTGGCGACAGTAGCCCCTGCGTTGTCGCCCCCGGCCGGCCTTCCCGACGTTTGTTCCCTTAGCGGGCTGCTGCCCGTTTCAGCTGCGGACATCTCCGCCCGTTGGGAAGCGTCGGCCGCCGGGCCTGGGCTTCCCGTCGTGGTCGGGGTTGGACGATCCGGCCCCCTGCTGCTGGATCTCCAAGCGGACGGCCCCCACATCCTGGTGGCGGGCACCACCGGTTCCGGCAAGTCGGAACTGCTGCGGACACTGGCTGCCGGGCTCGCGGCTGCGCATCCACCGGACCGCGTCAACCTGCTGTTTGTTGATTTCAAAGGCGGCTCGGCACTTCAGCCGTTGGCCGGCCTGGTTCATTGTGTGGGACTGCTCACGGACCTCGCCCTTGAGGAAGTGGCGCGGGCCCTTGCCTCCTTGCGGGCCGAGGTACGCCGCCGGGAGGAACTCCTCGCCGCACACCAGGCCGCCGACCTCCCGTCCTACGAAGCCCTTAGCCCGGCCGGGCGGTCGCTGCCACATCTGGTCCTCATTATTGATGAGTTCAGAATCCTGCTCGACGAGGCGCCCCAAGCCCTGGCGGAGCTCATGCGGATCGCCGCCATCGGCCGCGCCCTGGGAGTACACCTCATCATGGCGACCCAGCGTCCCCAGGGCGCTGTCTCCGCGGACATCCGCGCGAACGTGACCAGCTGCATCGCCCTAAGGGTCCAATCCGAGCTGGAATCCCTCGACGTCATTAATTCCTCGCTGGCCGCAGCCATACCGGTCTCGACGCCGGGCCGCGCGTTTCTCGTCCGCGGAAACGGAGCTCCCGAGGAGTTCCAGACTGCCGCGGTAACGCCGACCGTGCTCGGCCCGGGGCACACAACCGCCGTACTGGAAGCGGCGGAATACCTGGCCAGCCCGCCGGCAGGCCGGTATGAGGGCACGGGAACGGGCATGGGGCCCGGCCGGCCGGGAGCCGTCGATGCGCCGCAGTCGCCGGGGCTCCGGCAACTCACGGACACCATAAGCGCCCTGTGGGAGGCTTCCGGCGGCGTGAGACCGCGGCGTCCCGTCGCTGGCCCACTCCCCGCGAAACTGCCCTTCCCGGCTGACGGCAGCCGCGGTTGCATCAGGCTGGGCCTGCTGGACCTGCCCGGGGAACAACGTGTCACCGAGTTCGGCTGGCACCCCGGCATGCAGGGACACCTGGCTCTGATTTCGGGTCTCACAGGAGGCGCCGATGCCGCCATGGACCTTATCGTGGAACAGCTCCTCACCTGTGATAGCGATTCGCATATATACCTCCTGGATGCCGGCGGGACGTTCAGTGCAGCTGCGACCGCCCCCCGGGTCGGGGCAGTTGTGGGGCTGTATGAACTCCGCCGGGCCGCACGGGTCCTGGAGCGCATTGCGGCCGAAATGACCCAGAGGCTGACCGGAGAACTCTCTGCCGGGCCGCCGGCCCTCCTCCTTGCGCTCAATGGATGGGGTTCCTGGGTTTCCGCGTTCAGGGCCGGCCCACTGGCGTGGGCCGAAGACTTACTCCAGGACATCGTCCGTGACGGCCGAAGGGCGGGAATCACCGTCCTGGTGGCCGGGGAACGCGAACTCGTGACCTCTCGGTTCTTCGCCGCCCTGCCCAACCGGATCTTCCTGCCGGCCGGATCCACGGAAGAGGCACGGCTCACTTGGCCACGTCTGCCGGCCACCGGAACTCATGCCGGCAGGGTTGTCGTTTTTGGGCCGATGTCCGTCACACCGTCAGCTTCCGGCAACGTCGGCCAGCTGTTCGGGCCCCTCCCCCCGGACGTCCGCCGCCCCCGAGCCACCGTCCGTGCCCGGCCCTTCCGTGTCGAGGCCCTGCCCGTTCAGGTGGCTGCAGCCGAGGTCCTCCTCCGGACCCGCCCGGGCGGAGCGGGACCCGGCGGGCCGGCAGTGCCCCGGCCCAGCACGTCGACGACGGAAACTCTGCCCCTGCCTCGCCGGTTGTTGCTGGGGGTCACCGGCGACGAACTCCTCCCGGCCGAAGTCCATGTGCCGAACGCCGGGGTGCTTGCCGTGTTTGGTGGCCCCACCTCGGGAAAGACGACGCTGCTCTCCGCACTGCCCGGCCTGAATCCACAGCAGGGTTTCATCCGGCCGCCGGCGGAGAACGATCCGGAGCGTTTCTGGGCCGGAATCCATGACGCTGCACGTGCCGGAGCACTGGATCCGGAAACGATTCTGCTGGCCGATGACCTCGATCTGCACTCACCCGAGACCAACAACCGGCTGCATCTGCTGCACAACCTCGGCTGGCGCGTGATCCTGACTGCCGGCTTCAACCCGGCCATTCGGCACCGCGTAGCACTGGCCCAGGAGGCGGTGGGCCAGGGGCGCGGCCTTCTTATTGCCCCCAGGACCCTGATGGACGGAGAGTTGTTTGGTGTTCGGTTCGAACTGGAGCAGAGTCCTCCTCCGGGACGGGCCGTTCTGATCTCAGAGGGGCGCGCCTGCGCCGTGCAGTTGGCATTCGATCCTTGGGCAGATGCCCCGAGCATTGGCTGAGGGCCGCCCGGTACTGGCCCGGCTACAGCGCGGGGGGCGATCCCCCGGCGCGCGAAGTGAACGAGATGACGCGCTTATCGAACAGCAAGACGATCGCCACGACCGCCGGAACTACCATGGCCAGACCTGCCAGAGGGTATCCGCCGGACATCGTGGGAAAACCGATGGTGAGGGTGAAGAGCTGCGCCACCAGCGCCCCCGCACGCGGCCACCGGTAGCCGCGGAACAGAAACGTTGCGACTGCATAGAGCCAGGCCGAAAACGCCAGAAGAAGTCCGAGGGTGAACACCGCGCCCCAGAACGACAGCACCGGGGCGCCGGTGAGAAGCTGACTCCCGTACCAGCCGGCTGCCGCCAGCAGGGCAGTCGCCTCCACTGCCACAATGACCGCGATGATGAGGATTCCCGGGGGACGCCCGTGCGTGCCTGTTCGGGCATCGCCGGGAGGAGGTCCGGAGCTATCGCCGTCGCGGCCGGGCTTGGAGGGGTTGTTGGCAGCTCTTGACACACTGGCACAGTACCGGACATGGTCGGCTAAGTGCACCGGCACCGCCAGCCAATGTGATGCATCGCTCACGGTCCCACCGCATTTTGCAGT is drawn from Micrococcaceae bacterium Sec5.8 and contains these coding sequences:
- a CDS encoding FtsK/SpoIIIE domain-containing protein, whose translation is MDPNDRHRKGPSPMMLHCTLVPAPGSALASGPVELSIDVDNGCAGAELEAALSRRFGTGHLSVDRIAVAGLRVGGHPLVDGAVLVDGAVLVDGAVPVDGAVPVDGAVPVDGAIVDGGATASSVLAAAPLVLAVHSGPGAGMIFPLRRGRFRIGRAGTEISIPDAELSREHAQLDVTESAVTLSDLGSANGVRVDGRKVGTAAVSTDSMIRCGSSSMSLVFGGSPDTDIPASAGSDVSDPLLVSNPVLPVNRAALLLGAVLPLAIGVGMALLTGMWIFLAFTAVSAASILVPVVAGRRQRLDLRAAVAAAAGEDAERRRRAAPSAGELSLHGWSAQPGPRAAPAIDPGPVWLRLGLKPQDANVRLEPPGPGFRPPPLGLMPVTLDPATPVTTLRGPETAVAGLVRSFVLQLASYPAAGRTRILIQGPTPPLLAARFLPGALLTAEAGATSRILAAGPGAGFERGVLIIATGAGATGICAAAVSRGWQVLCCTSDPAAPPAAGTALVLGERTARLSSVRSPTLEFIPDLVPSRVFDRSCRRLATVAPALSPPAGLPDVCSLSGLLPVSAADISARWEASAAGPGLPVVVGVGRSGPLLLDLQADGPHILVAGTTGSGKSELLRTLAAGLAAAHPPDRVNLLFVDFKGGSALQPLAGLVHCVGLLTDLALEEVARALASLRAEVRRREELLAAHQAADLPSYEALSPAGRSLPHLVLIIDEFRILLDEAPQALAELMRIAAIGRALGVHLIMATQRPQGAVSADIRANVTSCIALRVQSELESLDVINSSLAAAIPVSTPGRAFLVRGNGAPEEFQTAAVTPTVLGPGHTTAVLEAAEYLASPPAGRYEGTGTGMGPGRPGAVDAPQSPGLRQLTDTISALWEASGGVRPRRPVAGPLPAKLPFPADGSRGCIRLGLLDLPGEQRVTEFGWHPGMQGHLALISGLTGGADAAMDLIVEQLLTCDSDSHIYLLDAGGTFSAAATAPRVGAVVGLYELRRAARVLERIAAEMTQRLTGELSAGPPALLLALNGWGSWVSAFRAGPLAWAEDLLQDIVRDGRRAGITVLVAGERELVTSRFFAALPNRIFLPAGSTEEARLTWPRLPATGTHAGRVVVFGPMSVTPSASGNVGQLFGPLPPDVRRPRATVRARPFRVEALPVQVAAAEVLLRTRPGGAGPGGPAVPRPSTSTTETLPLPRRLLLGVTGDELLPAEVHVPNAGVLAVFGGPTSGKTTLLSALPGLNPQQGFIRPPAENDPERFWAGIHDAARAGALDPETILLADDLDLHSPETNNRLHLLHNLGWRVILTAGFNPAIRHRVALAQEAVGQGRGLLIAPRTLMDGELFGVRFELEQSPPPGRAVLISEGRACAVQLAFDPWADAPSIG